The Crocosphaera subtropica ATCC 51142 genome includes a window with the following:
- a CDS encoding DUF6888 family protein: MPTVEQALSCVRVCQMLSNLYQQIYLFRYDSNYKTIFILARNDNNEELQIVIFANGIWRFIDDETQL; encoded by the coding sequence TTGCCAACAGTAGAACAAGCGTTAAGCTGTGTAAGAGTTTGTCAAATGTTATCAAATCTCTATCAGCAAATTTATTTATTTCGCTATGATTCAAACTATAAAACTATTTTTATTTTGGCTAGAAATGACAACAATGAAGAATTACAAATTGTGATTTTTGCTAATGGAATTTGGAGGTTTATTGATGACGAAACCCAACTATAG
- a CDS encoding DUF6887 family protein, protein MTKPNYRNMTRAELKKHLLSDRNNQEAWEIFFEKLSDLDQNTGHSPDLPPEEMEKIFRTKLSN, encoded by the coding sequence ATGACGAAACCCAACTATAGAAATATGACCCGTGCTGAACTCAAAAAACACCTTTTATCGGACAGAAATAACCAGGAAGCTTGGGAGATTTTCTTTGAAAAGTTAAGTGATTTAGATCAAAATACAGGCCACTCTCCCGATTTACCTCCAGAAGAAATGGAAAAAATTTTTAGAACAAAACTAAGTAACTAA
- a CDS encoding type II toxin-antitoxin system VapC family toxin has translation MKILLDTHIFLWFISGDNRLSIDICNYIRDSDNEVYLSVVSIWECIVKYQLGKLPLPESPEIYLPKQRNRHQIINLLI, from the coding sequence ATGAAAATTTTACTTGATACCCATATTTTTCTCTGGTTTATTAGTGGTGATAATCGTTTATCAATAGATATTTGTAACTACATTCGTGATTCAGATAACGAAGTGTACTTAAGCGTTGTTTCAATTTGGGAGTGTATTGTTAAATATCAATTAGGTAAACTTCCATTACCAGAATCACCCGAAATTTATTTACCAAAACAACGTAATCGTCATCAAATTATTAACCTCTTAATTTAG
- a CDS encoding D-alanine--D-alanine ligase family protein: MSVLNILHLVGSADNEFYCDLSRLYAKDCIAATAKPLRYRFFIAYITPDRLWRFPASLSRQDISVAKPLSLSQAIQWIAEQNIDLALPQMFCIPGMTQYRSLLDLLNIPYLGNTAELMALTANKAKAKAIVRSMGVKVPYGELLRQGNTLNLRPPVVIKPDNSDNSLGVTLVKTMDEYEAGLKKAFEYADQVLVEEYIELGREVRCGTIVKNGELISLPLEEYAVNSKDHPIRNHEDKLKKDDAGELTYAAKDKKKAWIVDSNDPATRRVQEIAKQCHQALGCRHYSLFDFRIDPQGQAWFLEAGLYCSFSPKSVIPMMAQAKGISLNELLEIAINEAIN; this comes from the coding sequence ATGTCAGTCCTTAATATTCTGCATTTAGTCGGTTCAGCAGACAATGAGTTTTATTGCGACTTATCTCGTCTTTATGCTAAAGACTGTATTGCAGCAACAGCAAAACCCTTGCGCTATAGATTTTTTATTGCTTATATTACTCCCGATCGCTTGTGGCGTTTTCCTGCATCGTTAAGTCGCCAAGACATTAGTGTGGCTAAACCCTTATCCCTATCCCAAGCCATACAATGGATCGCAGAACAAAACATCGACTTAGCCTTACCTCAAATGTTTTGTATTCCAGGCATGACTCAGTATCGCAGTTTATTGGATCTCCTTAACATCCCTTATTTGGGCAATACCGCAGAGTTAATGGCCTTAACCGCAAATAAAGCCAAAGCAAAAGCGATCGTCCGTTCAATGGGGGTTAAAGTGCCTTACGGGGAACTTTTACGCCAGGGTAACACCCTCAACTTACGGCCACCGGTGGTTATTAAACCTGATAACTCCGATAACTCGTTAGGCGTAACCTTAGTTAAAACAATGGATGAATATGAAGCAGGGTTAAAAAAAGCCTTTGAATATGCCGATCAAGTATTAGTAGAAGAATATATTGAACTCGGCAGAGAAGTGAGATGTGGAACCATTGTTAAAAACGGTGAATTAATTAGTTTACCCTTAGAAGAATATGCCGTTAATAGTAAAGATCATCCCATTCGTAACCATGAAGATAAACTAAAAAAAGATGATGCAGGGGAATTAACTTATGCAGCCAAAGATAAGAAAAAAGCATGGATCGTTGATAGTAATGATCCCGCAACTCGACGGGTTCAAGAGATAGCTAAACAATGTCATCAAGCGTTAGGTTGTCGTCATTATAGTTTATTTGATTTTCGTATCGATCCCCAAGGACAAGCCTGGTTTTTAGAAGCGGGTTTATATTGTTCTTTTTCCCCGAAAAGTGTTATTCCCATGATGGCCCAAGCAAAGGGTATTTCTTTAAATGAATTATTAGAAATAGCCATCAATGAAGCCATAAATTAA
- a CDS encoding sodium/proline symporter: MVDQIGIIITFIFFLLLFTGVGTYSATKKQATTTDYLLASRQVNPWLTALSAMATGQSGLLFIGQVGFAYNIGISAIWLIIGWAIGDYLAWLFVFKPLREQSEATASDTVSSFLGKNIKGYRLIALFSAIITIIFLGSYAAAQLVAGSKALNAVFGWNYNLGIIVGTVIVVIYCFSGGIRASIWTDALQGILMLGSLLLLLAIAIIQCGGFSNLWASLKQIDPNLTNFSPQSLPLGFIPFLIGWIVAGFGVVGQPHIMVRAMAIDSPKNIAFARNLKLSLGLTNSFSALGIGLTARVLLPELLTSGDPELALPYLSLELLPVVLVGLILAGLFSATMSTADSQILSCSAALTQDVFPGMSQSYNFAKIGTLTVTAVILVIALAGDNNVFALVTFAWSALASGLGPLLLVKVWQQPVNTITAIAMMVIGIATALTWNLVLNLSSVVYEVLPGMVAGMAVYGIYRSLYSFKT, translated from the coding sequence ATGGTTGATCAAATTGGCATCATCATAACTTTTATCTTTTTTCTGCTGTTATTTACAGGAGTAGGAACTTATTCAGCTACTAAAAAACAAGCCACTACAACTGATTATTTATTAGCCAGTCGTCAGGTTAACCCTTGGTTAACTGCCCTCTCAGCTATGGCAACGGGGCAAAGTGGCTTATTATTCATCGGACAAGTGGGTTTTGCTTATAATATCGGCATTTCCGCTATATGGCTGATTATTGGTTGGGCGATCGGCGATTATCTTGCTTGGTTGTTCGTTTTTAAACCCCTAAGAGAACAGTCTGAAGCCACCGCATCGGATACGGTTTCGAGCTTTTTAGGCAAAAATATCAAAGGATATCGCTTAATTGCCCTATTTTCTGCCATTATTACCATTATTTTTCTTGGTTCCTACGCAGCAGCCCAACTGGTAGCCGGTAGTAAGGCCCTTAATGCGGTGTTTGGTTGGAACTATAACCTAGGAATCATCGTCGGGACGGTTATTGTGGTCATTTACTGCTTTTCTGGTGGTATTCGTGCATCCATCTGGACCGATGCCCTACAAGGGATCTTAATGTTGGGTTCTTTGTTGCTATTATTGGCGATCGCAATAATACAATGTGGTGGTTTTTCCAATCTTTGGGCATCTTTAAAGCAAATTGATCCAAATTTAACCAATTTTAGCCCTCAGTCTCTACCGTTAGGCTTCATACCTTTCCTTATTGGTTGGATCGTTGCTGGGTTTGGAGTTGTCGGCCAACCCCATATTATGGTTCGGGCCATGGCTATTGACTCACCCAAAAATATTGCTTTCGCCAGAAACTTAAAATTGAGTTTAGGGTTAACTAACTCTTTCTCTGCGTTGGGTATTGGTTTAACTGCGAGGGTGTTATTGCCTGAGTTACTAACGTCTGGCGATCCAGAGTTGGCCTTACCCTATCTGTCTTTGGAGTTGTTACCGGTTGTTTTGGTGGGTTTGATCCTTGCCGGACTTTTTTCTGCAACCATGTCCACTGCAGACTCACAAATTTTATCTTGTTCTGCAGCCTTGACTCAAGACGTTTTCCCTGGAATGTCTCAATCTTATAATTTCGCTAAAATCGGCACATTAACCGTTACTGCGGTTATTTTAGTCATAGCCTTAGCAGGAGATAATAATGTCTTTGCTTTAGTTACCTTTGCTTGGTCAGCCTTAGCCTCTGGGTTGGGTCCCTTGTTACTGGTGAAAGTGTGGCAACAACCTGTTAATACCATAACTGCGATCGCCATGATGGTTATTGGTATCGCCACCGCTTTGACTTGGAACTTAGTTTTAAACCTATCCAGTGTCGTCTACGAAGTCTTACCCGGTATGGTTGCAGGAATGGCTGTCTATGGCATTTATCGTAGCCTATATTCTTTCAAAACATAA
- a CDS encoding ATP-grasp domain-containing protein: protein MNALFKTIGTLGLLLVAFPINLTIVLLSLIIGWFTSLFSQKKVAKNPKKVLVTGGKMTKALQLARCFYQAGHEVHLVETHKYWLSGHRFSNAVKGFYTVDAPEKDPAGYYQGLLNIVQKENIDIFIPVSSPVASYYDSVAGTLLTSYCEIMHFEPDTTKMLDDKFELCKQAQVLGLSAPQAFLITDPQEILEFDFEKNQGKKYLLKSIKYDSVSRLDMTKVPFEGMEKYVKSLPITKDNPWTMQEFIIGKEYCTHSTVRKGKIRLDCCSESSHFQVNYEHIDKPEIYTWVETFVKELNLTGQISFDFIQSEDGTVYPIECNPRTHSAITMFYNHPEVANAYLNDGYEAEKPITPLVDSKPTYWLYHEVWRLTGIRSLSDFQAWIKKITTGTDAIFQFNDPLPFLMVPHWQISLLLLQNLFKFKNWVKIDFNIGKLVEIGGD, encoded by the coding sequence ATGAATGCTTTGTTTAAAACTATCGGCACATTAGGATTGCTTTTAGTAGCTTTTCCTATTAATCTAACTATTGTTTTATTGTCTCTTATTATTGGTTGGTTTACATCTTTATTTTCTCAAAAAAAAGTAGCTAAAAATCCTAAAAAAGTCCTTGTGACGGGTGGGAAAATGACCAAAGCTTTACAGCTTGCCCGTTGCTTTTATCAAGCTGGTCATGAGGTGCATTTAGTAGAAACCCATAAATATTGGTTATCAGGACATCGTTTTTCTAATGCTGTCAAAGGATTTTATACCGTTGACGCACCAGAAAAAGATCCAGCCGGCTATTATCAAGGACTATTAAATATTGTTCAAAAAGAAAACATTGATATTTTTATTCCTGTATCAAGTCCTGTTGCTAGTTATTATGATTCAGTTGCCGGAACTTTACTGACTTCTTATTGTGAGATCATGCACTTTGAACCTGACACAACAAAGATGTTAGATGATAAGTTTGAATTATGTAAACAAGCACAGGTATTAGGGTTATCTGCACCCCAAGCTTTTTTAATAACTGATCCTCAAGAAATATTAGAGTTTGACTTTGAAAAGAATCAAGGCAAAAAGTATCTTTTAAAAAGTATTAAATATGACTCTGTTTCTCGCTTAGATATGACAAAAGTTCCTTTTGAAGGAATGGAGAAGTACGTTAAAAGTTTACCCATTACTAAAGATAATCCCTGGACAATGCAAGAATTTATTATAGGGAAGGAATACTGCACGCACAGCACCGTTAGAAAGGGAAAAATTAGACTTGATTGTTGTTCAGAATCTTCTCATTTTCAGGTAAATTACGAACACATTGATAAACCAGAAATTTATACATGGGTAGAAACATTTGTCAAAGAATTAAACCTAACTGGACAAATTTCTTTCGATTTTATTCAGTCTGAAGATGGTACCGTTTACCCCATTGAATGTAACCCCAGAACACACTCTGCTATTACCATGTTTTATAACCATCCAGAAGTAGCAAATGCCTATCTTAATGATGGATATGAAGCAGAAAAACCCATTACTCCCTTAGTTGATAGTAAGCCGACTTATTGGCTATATCATGAAGTTTGGCGGTTAACTGGAATTCGTTCTTTATCTGATTTTCAAGCTTGGATCAAGAAAATTACAACAGGAACTGACGCAATTTTTCAATTCAATGATCCTCTACCTTTCTTAATGGTTCCCCATTGGCAAATTAGCTTATTATTACTGCAAAATTTATTCAAATTTAAAAATTGGGTAAAAATTGACTTTAATATTGGTAAATTAGTTGAAATTGGTGGCGATTAA
- a CDS encoding O-methyltransferase — MSQILTTPPTARPVTPLGILVEKLENVRKLAETSSFSASLLTALQEVEALASGLDPYLDDCTTEESTALANLAQKTATEDWSKRFSDGETVRQLEQEMLSGHIEGQTLKLFVSMMGAKHILEVGMFTGYSALAMAEALPEDGCVIACEVDQYVADFARSCFDESDHGHKIDIKVAPALETMKILADAQECFDLVFIDADKTEYIDYFNLLLERNLVVSGGIICVDNTLLQGQPYLPPQQRTANGEAIAQFNRFVADDDRVEQVLLPLRDGLTLIRRK, encoded by the coding sequence ATGAGTCAAATATTAACCACTCCACCAACGGCTAGACCAGTCACGCCTTTAGGCATTCTAGTGGAAAAATTAGAAAATGTCCGCAAATTAGCAGAAACTTCTTCATTTTCTGCTTCTCTGTTAACCGCCTTACAAGAGGTGGAAGCCTTAGCATCGGGGCTTGATCCCTATCTAGATGACTGTACCACCGAAGAATCAACAGCTTTAGCTAATTTAGCCCAAAAAACGGCCACAGAGGACTGGAGTAAGCGGTTTTCTGACGGGGAAACCGTACGTCAGTTAGAACAAGAAATGTTGTCCGGTCATATTGAGGGACAAACCTTAAAGCTGTTTGTTTCTATGATGGGTGCAAAACATATCCTTGAGGTGGGAATGTTCACCGGCTATTCTGCTTTAGCCATGGCCGAAGCTTTACCAGAAGATGGTTGCGTTATCGCTTGCGAAGTGGATCAATATGTAGCTGACTTTGCTCGTTCTTGTTTCGATGAGTCAGATCATGGTCACAAAATTGACATTAAAGTAGCTCCTGCATTGGAAACCATGAAAATCTTAGCAGACGCTCAAGAATGCTTTGATTTAGTGTTTATTGATGCCGATAAGACCGAGTACATCGACTACTTTAATCTGCTGTTAGAGCGCAATTTAGTAGTTTCTGGGGGCATTATCTGCGTGGATAATACCCTGTTGCAAGGACAGCCCTATTTACCACCGCAACAACGGACAGCTAATGGAGAAGCGATCGCCCAGTTTAACCGTTTTGTAGCGGATGATGATCGTGTTGAACAGGTATTATTACCATTGCGCGATGGGTTAACCCTCATTCGACGGAAATAG
- a CDS encoding sedoheptulose 7-phosphate cyclase, which yields MVQAKPLTEKTVSKSNQIIQFNHPVKYRTSEWYTGQGEIVASGDNRSFEVSASYNLKSTVKLVNEILNPNNPTLAEIYSHRGRCVAIVDLTVDELYGDAIRRYFKYHEIPLELLPCRAWESDKTPQTVHNLLAFLGKDGCDVSRNEPVLVIGGGVLSDVAGLACALQHRRTPYIMIGTTVVAAIDAGPSPRTCTNGSQFKNSMGVYHPPVLTLVDRTFFRTLDTGHIRNGMAEIIKMAVTDDAILFQLMEEYGTRLLETHFATLEGDEELEKIADEVIYRALFSYMKHEGTNMFETYQDRPHAYGHTWSPRFEPAAKLMHGHAVSIGMAFGASLATEMGWLSSEDRDRIIALCSSIGLSVFHPIIEDMDIMLEGQKNMRRKRGEGGLWAPLPTGIGECDFAQEVSSGLLQQAVNNHKTLCVSLPSGGEGKEMYLSDLGLA from the coding sequence ATGGTTCAAGCCAAACCGTTGACTGAGAAGACTGTTTCTAAGTCTAATCAGATTATTCAGTTCAATCACCCTGTAAAATACCGAACTTCCGAGTGGTACACAGGACAGGGTGAAATTGTTGCTAGTGGAGATAATCGTTCTTTTGAAGTATCTGCCAGTTATAACTTAAAATCAACTGTTAAGTTAGTTAACGAAATCTTAAACCCAAACAATCCCACCTTAGCTGAGATTTATAGTCATCGTGGCCGCTGTGTTGCGATTGTTGATCTAACCGTTGATGAATTGTATGGGGATGCAATTCGTCGATATTTCAAGTATCATGAAATACCCTTGGAATTATTGCCGTGTCGTGCTTGGGAATCTGATAAAACCCCCCAAACTGTCCATAATTTATTGGCTTTTCTAGGGAAAGATGGTTGCGATGTTTCTCGTAACGAACCCGTATTAGTCATTGGTGGTGGTGTCTTAAGTGATGTGGCCGGGTTAGCTTGTGCGCTACAACACCGTCGCACCCCTTATATTATGATTGGAACTACTGTGGTTGCTGCTATTGATGCCGGTCCTTCTCCTCGTACCTGTACCAACGGCAGTCAATTTAAAAATAGTATGGGTGTGTATCATCCTCCTGTTCTCACTTTAGTTGATCGCACCTTTTTCCGCACCTTAGATACCGGTCATATTCGTAACGGAATGGCTGAAATTATTAAAATGGCGGTTACCGATGACGCTATTTTATTCCAATTAATGGAAGAATACGGAACTCGTTTATTAGAGACTCATTTTGCTACTTTAGAGGGAGATGAGGAACTAGAAAAAATTGCTGATGAAGTGATTTATCGGGCTTTATTCTCCTATATGAAGCATGAAGGGACAAATATGTTTGAAACCTATCAAGATCGTCCCCATGCTTACGGACACACCTGGAGTCCTCGCTTTGAACCTGCAGCCAAGTTAATGCACGGTCATGCGGTTTCTATTGGGATGGCCTTTGGTGCAAGTTTAGCGACGGAAATGGGTTGGTTATCCTCAGAAGATCGCGATCGCATTATCGCATTATGCAGTTCCATCGGTTTATCTGTATTCCATCCCATCATCGAAGACATGGACATCATGTTAGAAGGCCAGAAAAATATGCGCCGTAAACGAGGAGAAGGGGGACTTTGGGCCCCGTTACCCACGGGTATCGGAGAATGTGACTTTGCTCAAGAAGTTTCATCCGGGTTATTACAACAAGCAGTAAACAACCATAAGACGTTGTGTGTTTCCTTGCCATCTGGGGGAGAAGGCAAGGAAATGTATCTCAGCGATCTTGGTTTAGCATAG
- a CDS encoding sulfotransferase domain-containing protein, with amino-acid sequence MQQKDNLKNMVQTNRKKKHHIILTNGRSGSNYLSNLLNLHPEITNYGEVLGDWTLPYKLYKLINYFSKSNISVSDYLDYILNSQKFFAIAQYYSAYSHFKKGQKINFKKLQSIKTVGIKDFSINFLKRGVNNYITERSNLYIINLYRENSLKRLISLEAMNITGVIASKETQRKNNSKIYLFTDNLIAKIELYEKEKQSQFELVKLSPKNKILEIKYEDYFLSYENQELYNQKIFDFLGVSKLNLVSQHKKILSQNLVDILKNYDEVVEIIQGTKYEKFLHD; translated from the coding sequence TTGCAGCAAAAAGACAACCTAAAAAACATGGTACAAACAAACAGAAAAAAAAAGCATCATATTATCTTAACTAATGGACGTAGTGGTAGTAACTATTTGTCTAACCTGCTTAATTTACATCCTGAAATTACTAATTATGGAGAAGTTTTAGGAGATTGGACTCTTCCATATAAATTGTATAAGTTAATTAACTATTTTTCCAAAAGTAATATTTCAGTTAGCGACTATTTGGATTATATTTTAAACAGCCAAAAGTTTTTTGCAATTGCACAATATTATTCTGCATATTCTCATTTTAAAAAAGGACAGAAAATTAATTTCAAAAAACTACAATCAATTAAAACTGTGGGGATTAAAGACTTTTCTATTAATTTCTTGAAGAGAGGTGTTAATAATTATATTACTGAAAGATCAAATTTATATATTATCAATTTGTATAGAGAGAATAGTTTAAAACGACTAATATCTTTAGAAGCTATGAACATTACGGGAGTGATTGCTTCTAAAGAAACTCAAAGAAAAAATAACTCTAAAATTTATTTGTTTACAGACAATTTAATTGCAAAAATAGAACTTTATGAAAAAGAAAAACAATCTCAATTTGAACTAGTTAAGCTATCACCTAAAAATAAAATTTTAGAAATAAAATATGAAGATTATTTTTTATCTTATGAAAATCAGGAGCTTTATAATCAAAAAATATTTGATTTTTTAGGGGTATCTAAACTAAATCTAGTTAGCCAACATAAAAAAATATTGTCTCAAAATCTAGTTGATATTTTAAAAAATTATGATGAGGTGGTTGAAATTATACAAGGTACTAAATATGAAAAATTTTTACATGATTAA
- a CDS encoding dynamin-like GTPase family protein: protein MSQIIPQCEHLPTHVNSLLELLRQEPTLRSQQDISAIETSLSKAVSPQFEIVFAGAFSAGKSMLINALLERELLYSAEGHATGTECHIYYAEPKQEKVVLTFLSEADIREQVNIICHKLNMEQAGNINNPEAKSILTEMGQKIIEQEGGESKSEKAKQAKALILLLEGFTNNRDRIHTINAATYSMEQFNFSNLTEAASYARRGSNSSVLKRLDYYCHHPLLKDGNVLVDMPGIDAPVKKDAEATYNKIEHPDTSAVVCVLKPASAGDMTTEETELLEKMRENLGIRDRIFYVFNRIDETWYNGQLRQRLDSLIQTEFKDTSRIHKTSGLLGFYGSQIKHTNSSNRFGLDTLFSESVKSMGGEEETPQFVSEFNNYCANSGKLTRTDFKVSVNGYETPNENYVRILSEWGNPLINQLITDSGIEEFRDSITRYLTEEKRPQLFATLADDLQPLCIVLRKHYLDHYRKLASQPREIDAMKAQELNRLNHELQEVGIQFRDHIAHEVNEIVVNGDHYFEEDFKKLKARMVTRLDELLQTFSVENAHRRAAMSHPRNSTVPLIAILVEALYYLANELEDVLVEGVKTLVSSFCERLLYRVKQTEYYRKLYRLLGNDGGVENQLKEVKKTLITALVSESKVECDRYVRESPRFYDEGTFSIYQFRQTLQQTSQGYDCSSMVEAEPAIRQLLKLDFEPKVSATIRKNFRQTINMTLKSQLLPMADQQADSILQQYDQARDYLGQTLEQEAQEKIARNVRLQEEIKEKIATYNKAISEINNCLQSMQVYEHQLPLISEETLQPKVIKSNVEVIDIPVGNGHNSDVDIEVVDLV, encoded by the coding sequence ATGAGTCAAATAATTCCCCAATGTGAACATTTACCTACCCATGTTAATAGTTTACTCGAACTATTGCGTCAAGAACCCACATTGCGATCGCAACAGGATATTAGTGCTATTGAAACATCCTTAAGCAAGGCAGTTTCGCCTCAGTTTGAGATTGTTTTTGCTGGAGCATTTAGTGCCGGAAAATCCATGTTAATTAATGCTCTATTAGAACGAGAATTATTATATAGTGCCGAAGGCCACGCAACGGGGACAGAATGTCATATTTATTATGCCGAACCGAAACAAGAAAAAGTGGTTTTAACTTTCTTGAGTGAGGCAGATATCAGGGAACAAGTTAACATCATTTGTCACAAATTAAACATGGAACAAGCTGGGAATATTAATAACCCTGAAGCTAAAAGTATTTTAACTGAAATGGGTCAAAAAATTATCGAACAAGAAGGAGGAGAAAGTAAGTCAGAAAAAGCCAAACAAGCTAAAGCATTAATCCTATTACTAGAGGGATTTACGAATAATCGCGATCGCATTCATACTATTAATGCGGCCACTTATTCTATGGAACAATTTAACTTTTCAAACTTGACAGAAGCAGCAAGTTATGCACGTCGAGGCAGTAATAGTTCTGTGTTGAAACGATTAGATTATTATTGTCATCATCCTTTATTAAAAGATGGTAACGTTTTAGTTGATATGCCCGGTATTGATGCACCGGTAAAAAAAGACGCTGAAGCAACTTATAACAAGATTGAACATCCGGATACTTCGGCGGTGGTGTGTGTCTTAAAACCAGCTTCGGCGGGAGATATGACGACAGAAGAAACGGAACTGTTAGAGAAAATGCGAGAAAATTTAGGTATTCGTGATCGCATATTTTATGTATTTAATCGCATTGATGAAACTTGGTACAATGGCCAACTGCGTCAACGTCTCGATAGTTTGATTCAAACTGAGTTTAAAGATACCTCCAGGATACATAAAACCAGTGGATTATTAGGCTTTTATGGTAGTCAAATAAAACACACGAATAGTAGTAACCGTTTTGGACTCGATACCCTCTTTTCTGAGAGTGTTAAAAGCATGGGAGGGGAAGAAGAAACCCCCCAGTTTGTTAGCGAATTTAACAATTATTGTGCGAATTCAGGTAAGTTAACCCGTACCGATTTCAAAGTATCGGTGAATGGCTACGAAACACCAAATGAAAATTATGTCCGTATTCTTAGCGAGTGGGGAAACCCTCTAATTAATCAGTTGATTACTGACAGTGGAATTGAGGAATTTCGAGACTCTATTACCCGTTATTTAACAGAAGAAAAGCGACCTCAGTTATTTGCTACTTTAGCCGATGATTTACAACCCTTATGTATTGTTTTACGGAAACACTATCTTGATCACTATCGAAAGTTAGCGAGTCAACCTCGTGAAATTGATGCTATGAAAGCCCAAGAATTAAACCGTCTTAACCATGAGTTACAAGAAGTGGGAATACAGTTTCGAGATCACATTGCTCATGAAGTTAATGAAATTGTTGTTAATGGGGATCATTACTTTGAAGAAGACTTCAAAAAATTAAAAGCTAGAATGGTGACTCGGTTGGATGAATTATTACAAACTTTTTCTGTAGAAAATGCTCATCGCCGTGCAGCAATGAGTCATCCACGTAATTCTACTGTTCCTTTAATTGCTATTCTAGTTGAGGCTTTATATTACCTGGCTAATGAGTTAGAGGATGTTTTAGTTGAGGGGGTTAAAACCTTAGTTTCTTCTTTTTGTGAGCGATTATTATACCGTGTTAAACAAACGGAATACTATCGTAAGTTATATCGTTTATTAGGGAATGATGGAGGGGTAGAAAACCAGTTAAAAGAAGTGAAAAAAACCTTGATTACTGCCTTGGTAAGTGAGTCTAAAGTAGAATGCGATCGCTATGTTCGAGAAAGTCCCAGATTTTATGATGAAGGCACTTTTTCTATCTATCAATTTCGTCAAACTTTACAGCAAACTTCCCAAGGTTATGATTGTAGTAGCATGGTGGAAGCAGAACCTGCGATCCGTCAATTATTAAAGTTAGATTTTGAACCTAAAGTATCAGCAACTATCCGTAAAAATTTCCGTCAAACCATCAATATGACCCTCAAAAGTCAATTATTACCGATGGCTGACCAACAAGCAGATAGTATTCTCCAACAGTACGATCAAGCAAGAGATTATTTAGGGCAAACGTTAGAACAAGAAGCACAAGAAAAAATTGCTCGTAATGTACGATTGCAAGAAGAAATTAAAGAAAAAATTGCTACTTATAACAAAGCGATTTCGGAGATTAATAATTGTCTCCAAAGTATGCAAGTTTATGAGCATCAGTTACCTTTAATTAGTGAGGAAACCTTACAACCTAAAGTCATTAAGTCCAATGTTGAAGTGATTGATATTCCTGTTGGCAATGGTCACAACTCAGATGTTGATATTGAGGTAGTTGATCTCGTTTAG
- a CDS encoding KGK domain-containing protein — MLQVGSNSWKKGKIRLKVSLEFIPDEPKIKEIESPLDDIRQSIN; from the coding sequence ATATTACAAGTGGGTTCTAATAGCTGGAAAAAAGGAAAAATCAGACTTAAAGTAAGCTTAGAATTTATTCCCGATGAACCAAAAATTAAGGAAATAGAATCACCTTTAGATGATATTCGTCAGTCTATAAATTAA
- a CDS encoding peroxiredoxin, producing the protein MGAIETVPSVVFKTRVRDESVPGPNPYRWQDLTSEEIFKGKKVIVFSLPGAFTPTCSSNHLPRYEELYDEFKALGVDEVICISVNDAFTMFQWGKQQEAKNVFLLPDGNGEFTRKMGMLVDKSNLGFGMRSWRYSMLVNDCKIEKMFVEPGYEDNCPTDPFEVSDADTMLAYLKGTESSGVSEPVKAFVG; encoded by the coding sequence ATGGGCGCTATCGAAACTGTACCCAGTGTTGTATTTAAAACCCGTGTTCGTGATGAGTCCGTTCCCGGACCTAACCCCTATCGTTGGCAAGATTTAACCAGCGAAGAAATTTTCAAGGGTAAGAAAGTAATCGTTTTCTCCTTACCTGGTGCATTTACCCCCACCTGCTCCTCTAACCACTTACCTCGCTACGAAGAGTTATACGACGAATTCAAAGCGTTAGGGGTTGACGAAGTTATTTGTATTTCTGTCAACGACGCTTTCACCATGTTCCAATGGGGAAAACAACAAGAGGCTAAAAACGTCTTCTTACTACCTGATGGAAACGGTGAATTTACTCGTAAAATGGGAATGTTAGTTGATAAATCTAACCTCGGTTTTGGAATGCGTTCTTGGCGTTATTCTATGCTAGTTAACGACTGCAAGATCGAGAAAATGTTTGTAGAACCAGGTTATGAAGATAACTGTCCTACTGATCCCTTTGAAGTGTCTGACGCTGATACCATGTTAGCTTACCTCAAAGGAACCGAGTCTTCTGGCGTTTCTGAACCGGTGAAAGCCTTTGTTGGCTAG